The nucleotide sequence CTTTCACCTTTTTTCAACATATAATTACCAGGAAAAACAACTTCGCCAGCTAATTTAATTGAGCGCTTTTCTTGCCAATCAGGTATGCGTTTAATATGAAGTGTATCTAGTGACTTTAATAAGAAAGCGCTGCCTAGATTAATGTTTTGATGAGTAACTTCCGCATTTGCTCTACCATCGTGACTAAAACGTACCAAATCAGCATTTACTAAGTAGCTGGATTCTTTTAGTCCGCCAGCTAAACTGACAAGTTCATTACTACTCATGTTAACAACATAAGGGTATTGTCCTGGGAAATGAACGTCACCAGAAATGCTCACTACATTTTGTGCTAGTGTTTTATCCGCTTGTTGAAGTAACTCAGTAATCAAATTACTTAATAATATTGTTCGTGGTGTATTTCGCTCGAATAAAAACAAGCGATCCAACGCTTTTAATTCGATATTCTTACCATTCTCACTGGTTAAGTCGATATATAATACTTCAGTATTAAGTTGCTCATTTTTTCTAGCCAATAAGGCATAATGTAGCTCGGAGTTTTGTGTATAACCCATAGCAGCATTAAGTAGATCACTCACCGTTGCACTTTCTGTCAACGGATAGTCGCCTGGATTACGTACTTCACCTTTCACGCTCACAATGTTAGCTAATTCAGCTAATTCGGCTTGTGCTTTGAGCACATCGAGTAAAGGCGTTAAACTTTCACTTCTATTTCGTTGTTTATTGAATACGTAAATCGTATCTTCTGCTTGTAATACGAAATCAGAGGATTGTTCTTTAGTTTTTATATATTGAGAAAAGTTAATATTATGACTGGTTAGCTTGCCTGTAATTGGATTTTTACGGGTAATTAAAATATATTCTAAATCTGGCTGGGCTTTAAAATCATTAATATTGACAAGAATATCGCTTAACTTGGCATTTTTATGCCAACCGTAAACTCCTGGACGTTGAACATGACCTTTAATAGTAATACTTTGCTCTAACGACGACAAAACAGCACCAACCTCTATAGTATCGCCATTTTTGACTTTACTATTATAGCCAGTAAGTAGGTTCACACTTATCACTGAGCGAAGACCGCTTTTGTTAATCCGAGCTATCTTTCCTACTTTTTTATATGCACTAGCCGTTACGCCACCCGCTAACTTTATAACTTGTGCAATATTTTTTTCATTCTTAAGTTCGTAAATAGCAGGGCGGTTAACTTCACCTTTAACGCCAACGGTTGTATTCACTGTCGGGATAAAGACTACATCGCCAGCCATCAAACTGATGTCACCTGAAGTATCTCCTTGCAATAATAATTGATATAAATCTAACTCGGCGATTACTTTACCACGACGCTTCACTTGAATGTTACGCAGAGAACCAATTTCATTAATACCGCCAGCGGCGTATATTGCTTGAGTTACCGTTGCTAATGAACTTAAGGTATATGATGCTGCTCGATAAGCCTCACCTAAAACAAAAACACGGATGGAGCGTAGCTCGCCCATTGATATATTACTTTTCACACCCAACTTGCGTTCTTGAATTATATCGGTGATCAAGCTTTTCGCTTCACTAAAACTCTGCCCTGCTATGTTAACAGGACCTAACTTAGGAATGTCGACATTACCTTGACGATTAACGCTTAGGTTATATGAAACAGTCTCTTTGCCATAGAGTTGGATAGATAACGTATCGCCGGGGCCTAAAATATATGCTGATGGAACAGGGACGTCTGAAACAGGAGCAAAAGTTGATGGCTCACCCGCAAATAAGTCATAGCCAAAAGGGTTTAATTTCTGTGTGTTTTGAATGGAGGA is from Colwellia sp. Arc7-635 and encodes:
- a CDS encoding SLBB domain-containing protein: MKLFFAKFTLASFLITCTFTVMSAEISQAKIEQFKQLSPSQQQALASSMGVDLSAFKGFGGAISSSNAQSSPSLNQLVPVRDNKVSEQSFELQGTNEIAEESTIIESESLQFSSIQNTQKLNPFGYDLFAGEPSTFAPVSDVPVPSAYILGPGDTLSIQLYGKETVSYNLSVNRQGNVDIPKLGPVNIAGQSFSEAKSLITDIIQERKLGVKSNISMGELRSIRVFVLGEAYRAASYTLSSLATVTQAIYAAGGINEIGSLRNIQVKRRGKVIAELDLYQLLLQGDTSGDISLMAGDVVFIPTVNTTVGVKGEVNRPAIYELKNEKNIAQVIKLAGGVTASAYKKVGKIARINKSGLRSVISVNLLTGYNSKVKNGDTIEVGAVLSSLEQSITIKGHVQRPGVYGWHKNAKLSDILVNINDFKAQPDLEYILITRKNPITGKLTSHNINFSQYIKTKEQSSDFVLQAEDTIYVFNKQRNRSESLTPLLDVLKAQAELAELANIVSVKGEVRNPGDYPLTESATVSDLLNAAMGYTQNSELHYALLARKNEQLNTEVLYIDLTSENGKNIELKALDRLFLFERNTPRTILLSNLITELLQQADKTLAQNVVSISGDVHFPGQYPYVVNMSSNELVSLAGGLKESSYLVNADLVRFSHDGRANAEVTHQNINLGSAFLLKSLDTLHIKRIPDWQEKRSIKLAGEVVFPGNYMLKKGESLHDVLQRAGGLTSEADASAAIFTREALKRQEAEKIAYLKTQLQNETAQINLTNDETNNSELAESSALLNKLTVTQAVGRLVIDLPHVISNENSDNIRLDDGDALYIPKVRESISVIGEVQYATSHIYKDILDIEDYIERSGGLKTRADEERIYIIKADGSVRLASNNNWFSNQDDLLEAGDTIVIPLDLEYKDGLTLWSAVTQIIYNSAVAVAAIGSL